The region AACTTGTACAAGTATTTTTATATGATTTGGTAAATATTAATTCACGCCTTAACTTATTCCAAAACGAGTATATTCGAAGTGCAGGAGATAATTGGCGCCGAGCTTACATATTGCTGATTTACGGAACCCCTCAGGTATTTCTTTTTATTGTTGGTTTTATTAGTTACGCTTACTTATGGTACAATTCTTCTGTATTTTCTTTCATCAGAGTATTTTTACTGTGGTTTAGTTTCTATTCTTTGTCAATATTTTGTTCTTATTTGTTTTTTAGCTCTATCGGTATAGATACTTACCATTCAATATTTTATTATGGATTTAGTATTATAGCAGCCTGGCTAAATTTACCGGTCATATTTATGATAGTATTCAGTATAGTCGGAGCCGCACTGGCTGTATTTTCCGGTACCTTACTATATAGAGAGTATATAAAATTTTGTTATAGTTCTCGTTTGGCCAATAATCGAAAAGGCAGATTGCGTTGGCTTGTAGAAATAATGGTCTTGCCCTATTTTTTTTCTATACCGTTTTTTATATTATTCATGGATGATATCAATCATTTCTTTCTCTTGCTAGTTCATATTTTTCCGGGATTTTTGATAATATTGGGCGCAATTATAAAAGCTTACAGTGATGCAGAAGCTGTGAGGGCAAAAAAAGGAGATGTCCTATCAACTCGTTTAGTAACTTCGATTATTGTTTTTATAGTTTTTACCATAGGTATGCTTGCCTTATTTACTAATTGATTTGAAATATTTTGGTGAACATTTTTTAATCTAAAACATTAAATAAAAAAGATTATGTGGAAAGAAGAAAATAATGAATTAGTTAAAGAATTTGAATTTGATGATTTCAGAGCGGCATTCGCATTTATGACTAGAGTTGCCTTTATAGCAGAAGAGCTTCAGCATCACCCAAATTGGCAGAATGTTTATAATAAAGTTACTATCAGACTATCTACTCATGATGCAGGTAATGTTGTCACAGACAAAGACAGAAAGCTTGCTAAAGAAATTGATCGGTTACAGTAATTCATTTTTCAAAAAAGTAGCCGTGTGAGATTCTTTGGATTTGGCCACTTCTTCGGGAGTGCCTTGGGTAATTATTCTACCACCTTTATGACCACCTTCAGGTCCAATGTCTATAATATGGTCAGCAACTTTTATGACATCCATATTATGCTCAATTACAATAACGGTATTCCCCAGAGAAGCAAGCCGCTGTAATATATCTAAAAGCAGCCTTATGTCTTCAAAGTGCAGACCTGTAGTAGGCTCATCTAATATATATAATGTATTGCCGGTGTCTTTTTTACTTAATTCAGTGGCGAGCTTTATTCTTTGTGCTTCACCTCCTGAGAGAGTGGTAGCGGATTGGCCAAGAGAAATATAACCCAGTCCTACATCTTTTAAAGTCTTTATTTTTGAATAAACTTTCGGTTGATTTTCAAAGAATTCAGAAGCTTCATCAACAGACATGTTTAGTACATCGCTAATTGACTTTCCTTTAAATCTGACCTCTAAGGTTTCTCTGTTGTATCTTTTTCCAAGGCACTTTTCACACGGAATTGAAACATCAGGTAAGAAATTCATTTCAATGATTTTTACACCTGCTCCCTGACATTCCTCACACCTGCCTCCTTTCACATTAAATGAAAACCGGCCAATCTTGTATCCGCGTATTTGTGCTTCAATTGCTTTTGCAAAAAGTTTTCTGATATCTGTAAAAACCCCTGTATAGGTTACGGCATTTGACCTTGGCGTTCTGCCAATTGGGGATTGGTCAATTTCAATTACTTTATCGATAAAATCAAGTCCCTTTATCTTATCAAAAGGAAGTGCTTTTTGCTTACTATTATATAAATTTTGTCTGACAATGGGATACAGTGTCTCATTGATTAAGGACGATTTTCCACTACCTGATACTCCTGTAATACAGGTAAAGGTACCCAAAGGAATATGCAAATCTACATTTTTAAGATTATGACCGGTTGCTCCATATAAGCTCAGTTTATTTCCGGTCCCTTTTAATCTCTTGCCCGGAATCTTAATAGATTGCCGACCGGATAGATAATCGGCCGTAAGACTATTTTCTTTAATAAAATCTTGAGGAGTCCCTTTTGCTACTATAAGTCCACCTTTTTTTCCGGCACCCGGCCCTATATCTATGATATAGTCAGAGTCCATCATTATATCTTTATCATGCTCAACCACTAAAATTGAGTTATCCATATCTCTGAGTTGTTTCAGCGCCTGAATGAGTTTTACATTATCCCTTTGATGAAGACCAATACTGGGCTCATCAAGTATGTAAGTGATTCCTGTGAGCTGAGAGCCTATTTGTGTGGCTAATCTAATTCTTTGAGATTCACCGCCCGACAAACTTTTGGCAGGTCTGTCAAGTGTCAGATAGTCCAAGCCAACTTCAAGTATGAAACTCAATCTGTCATGAATTTCTTTTATAACTTCTTTCCCGATTAACTTTTGCCTTTCAGATAACTTTCCCATGAGTCCGTTTATCCATATCTGCAATTCAGAAAAGTCCATTTTAACAACTTCGTCTATGCTTTTTCCGTCTATTTTAAACCAAAGTGCCTCTTTTTTTAGTCTGCTGCCATTGCATTCGGGACATACTTTTTCTTCCATAAAGTTTTGCGCCCAAATTTTCAGATTGTCAGATGATGAGTCGTAAAAACAACTTTTAAGCATCGGATAGACTCCCTGGAAATCTGAATTACGGGTAACTTCATCGCTCAGAATTTCCGCATTTTCAGGTTTGACCTCATGACCGTATAAAATTTTATTCAAAACCTTATCAGGTAGCTCTTTTACAGGGCTGGATAAGCTGATTTGATATTTTTTGGCAATATTTCTCAGTTGCTGAAAAACATAGTTTTTACGAAGTTCACCTATAGGTGCAATTGCTCCTTTATTAATTGACAAATTCTCATTGGGAATAATTTTTTCAGGATCTATAGCGTAAGTAAAACCAAGACCTTTGCAATTTGGACAGGCACCGTAGGGTGAATTGAACGAAAAATTATTGGGAGACGGTTCTTCAAGCGAATGTCCACTTTCGGTATCCATGAGTTGATTAGAAAATCTATAAACATTCTCGGTTTCATAATCCACAATCATTACCTTTCCTTCACCCATTTCAAAAGCAGTCTTTAAAGAACGACTTAGTCTGTTGTCATCTTCTTTTACTTCAATGCGATCTATTACCGCTTCTATATCGTGTGTTTTATATCTGTCAAGTTGTAAGCCGGGTTTCACATCTACAACTTCACCATCAATACGGGCTTTGACGAAGCCTTTTTTTAAAATTCTTTCAAAAAGTTCCCGGTAATGACCTTTTCTTCCAAGAATAAGAGGTGCGAGAATAATGATTTTCTTTTGATTGAAATTAGTGCGAATGTGGTTCTCCATCTGCTCAAATGAAAAACGTACCATTTTGTTTCCATCGGGAGTAATTGCCTCAGCAGTTCTTGCATATAGTAATCTGAAAAAATCATAAATTTCTGTAACCGTTCCTACTGTTGAGCGGGGGTTTTTACTGGTAGTTTTCTGATCAATGGATATAACTGGACTTAAACCGGTGATAGAGTCAACATCCGGCCTTTCCAAACCACCAATAAATTGTCTTGCATAGGCACTGAAACTTTCAATATATCTTCTTTGGCCTTCAGCATAAATAGTATCAAAAGCCAGAGAAGATTTACCACTACCACTAATTCCCGTAATAACAACTAATTGTTTTGAAGGAATCTTAATATTTATATTTCTTAAATTGTGTTTTCGGGCACCTTCAACCTCTATAAACTTTAGAGTGTCTTCAGAAATATCAAGTGTTTTTATGTATTTGGCAGCTTTTGTCATAGGATTTTAAACAGATACAAAGAAACAAAATTTAATCGGGATTGGTTTATAATTTCTATAGTTGTGATATAATTTAAAACTACCGGCAAGACAATTTTTAAATCCTTCACAATTTGTATCTTTACAACCGGATATAAAAGCAATATCTTAAAAGATAAAAGAGTTTTAAAAACAATTAATTTTCCATAAAGGCAGCATAAATCAGCCGATTTCGCTAGAAAATATGGAACAGACTTAAAATACGAATCCGAAATTCGGTGAAAAAAATCGTTATAAAGCGCGAATGAATTATTTAGAAGGTTTAAATGAAATCCAAAGGAATGCAGTGAGCTGTAGTCCTAAATCTCCCATGATGATAATAGCCGGGCCGGGTTCAGGAAAAACCAGAGTCTTAACACATCGTATTGCATACCTGATTGATCAGGGTGGCATTGATGCTTTTAAAATTCTGGCACTTACTTTTACCAACAAAGCTGCTAAAGAAATGCGGGAACGTATTTTTAAAATGGTTGGAAGCGAAGCTAAAAATATTTGGATGGGGACTTTCCATTCGGTTTTTTCAAGGATACTTCGCATTGAAGCCCATAAAATCGGCTATGATTCTAATTTTACAATTTATGACACCACAGATTCCAGAAGCTTGATTAAAACAATCATTAAAGAAATGCAGCTGGATGAAAAAATGTATAAACCTTCAAGTATACAATATAGAATTTCCAGCCTTAAAAATGATTTAATTACACCGGCCCAATATGCAAAAAATACCATGCTCATTACGGAAGATGAGATTAATGGTAAAAAACGATTTGCGGAGTTATATCATAATTATTGTAAACGTTGCAAGCTTTCAGGGGCAATGGATTTTGATGATTTACTTTTAAATACACACATACTTTTAGAGCAGCATCCGGATGTTCTTCACAAGTATCAGCATAATTTTGATTACATTTTGGTTGATGAGTATCAGGATACAAATTTTGTGCAATACAGCATCATTAAAAAATTGGCGGCTGTGCATGAAAGGATTTGTGTGGTTGGTGATGATGCTCAAAGTATTTATTCATTCAGGGGAGCAAATATTAATAATATTCTAAATTTCCAGCAGGACTTTTCTGAGGTGCAGATTTTCAAGTTGGAACAAAACTATCGATCTACCCAAAAAATAGTAAAGGCTGCAAATGAAATTATTGAGAATAATAAAAAAGGTTTAAAAAAGAAAATATGGACGGATAATGAATCCGGAGAGTCAGTACATATTTTCAGGTCTCCCTCTGATAATGAAGAAGGTCGTTTAGTTGCCGATGGAATTTTTGATTTGAAGCACAGAAACCATTTCAAAAATAATGATTTTGTAATTCTGTATAGAACAAATGCTCAGTCAAGGGCCTTTGAGGAGTCTCTCAGGAGAATAAATATTCCTTATAAAGTTTATGGCGGAACTGCTTTTTATCAAAGAAAAGAAATAAAGGACTTGCTGGCCTATCTTAAATTAGTCGTAAATCCATATGATGAAGAAGCTTTAAGGCGAGTCATTAATTTTCCTGCCAGAGGTATAGGTCAAACTACAATTGAGAAAATTTCTATTTCAGCAAATGCTTATGATATCAGAATTTGGGACATTGTTAAAGAAATATATGAAAATCCCGGAAATGTAAACTTTCGATTACCACCGAAAACCTTAAATGCAATTACAGGATTTTATTCCATGATAAAAGATGTTCAGCAACAGCTTGAAAAAAAATCAGCTTATGATTTAGCGTTCGATATTGCCAAAAGATCCGGTTTGTTGAAATTATTGAATGATGATAAGTCTGTAGAAGGAATCAGTAGGTTTGATAATGTTCAGGAATTACTGAATGGTATAAAAGAGTTTTCTGAGCAGGATGAAGTTTTGGAAGGCGAGGTTGCTAAAACAGATAAAAGTCTGGTTACCTATCTTCAGGACATCACCTTATTGACCGATATGGACACTGCTGATACTGAAAGCGATCATGTAAAACTAATGACTCTTCACGCAGCCAAAGGACTTGAATTTCCTTGTGTTTTTATAGTTGGAATGGAAGAGTCTTTGTTTCCATCCATGATGGCTATGAACAGCAGAGATGATTTGGAAGAAGAAAGACGATTGTTTTATGTTGGCGTTACCAGAGCCGAAAAACATTTATTTTTGAGTTATGCCACCTCAAGGTATCGCTTTGGAAGATTAGAGTTTCAGGAGCCCAGCCGATTTTTAAGTGAATTGCCGGATGAAATTGTTTTTAATCATGTAAAGCAAAAAAGTGTTAGCACTAAACCTAAACCGGCTACTCCACAAAACGGCCAGTTTAGAAATCCGCCGGTCAGGACTTTTGCCAAAAAGAATGTCTCTCCCGAAGCAGCATCTGATTTTAAAGCAGATGATCCTTCTAAGCTACAAGTTGGAATGGACGTTGAGCACCTGAGATTTGGAAATGGAAAAATTCAAAGTATAGACGGGCAGGATCAAAATAAAATTGCCACTATTTTTTTTAAAGAACACGGACAAAAGAAAATCATGTTAAAGTATGCTAAATTGCGTATTTTTAACCGTGATTATTTATAGAAATAAAATAATAATTTAATGGAAAATATGGATTTAGAATATAATACCGGAAGAAATCAACTGGTATTCAGAGAATATGGAAGAAATATTCAGAAATTAATTGAATATGCAATTACCGTAAAAGATGATAAAGAACGTCAACAAGTTGTTCAATACATTATAGATTTAATGGGGCAAACAAATCCCCATTTACGAAACGTAGAAGAATTCAGACACAAACTGTATGATCATCTTTTCATCGTATCCCGCTTTAAACTGGATGTTGAGTCTCCGTACCCGATTCCTACTGAAGAGCAATTTGCGATAAAACCGGCACCAATACCTTATCCGGTTAGAAAAATGAACTACAGGCATTATGGCCAGTTTGTTGAAAAAATGATTAAAAAAGCACTTGAAATCGAGGATGATGAAAAACGTCAGGCTTTCACTCATGTGGTGGGGAATTATATGAAGTTAGTCTATGAACAGTGGAATCAGGATACTGTTAATGATATAATTATCAGGCAGGATCTGGAAACACTCAGTAATGGAAAATTATCTATTGATGACGATGTGATTTTAAAGAAATCTAATCTTACTAAAAAGCCAAAAGCAAGAACGACTCCTTCTTACAGAAAGCCTAAGGGGCAAAATAGAAACTTCAGCGGAGGCGGTTTTAAGAAAAGAAAAAAATCCTAAAAAATATATAATATGGAATTATTTCAGGTAGAAGGTGGCCATAAGTTAAAAGGTGACATCATTCCTCAGGGAGCAAAAAATGAAGCACTTCAGATTTTATGTGCGGTTTTATTATCTCCTGAAGAAATTACTGTTTCAAACGTACCGGACATCAGGGATGTAAATATGTTGATTAGTCTGTTACAAGATTTGGGCGTGGAAGTCAGTAAAAAGGCAGCAGATACTTATAGCTTCAAAACAGTTGATGTGGATATGGAATATCTGCAGTCAGAGGCTTTCGTGAAAAAAGCCGGCAGCATACGGGGAAGTATAATGATTGCCGGACCAATGCTGGCGAGATACAAAAAAGCATGGCTAGCCAGACCGGGTGGAGACAAAATTGGAAGAAGAAGGCTTGACACTCACTTTATCGGATTACAGGAGCTGGGAGCTAAATTTGAAATTCAGGAAGAAAGACAACTCTATCATTTACATGCCGATAGTTTAAAAGGGAAATATATACTACTTGATGAAGCCTCTGTAACCGGAACAGCCAATATTGTTATGGCAGCGGTTATGGCTGAAGGAAATACTACTATATTTAATGCTGCTTGTGAACCTTATTTACAACAGCTTTGCAAAATGCTTAATAGCATGGGTGCAAAAATCAAAGGTGTAGGGTCGAACCTTTTAGAAATTGAAGGAGTAGAAAAGTTAGGTGGTTGCTCACACCGAATATTGCCTGATATGATTGAAATAGGTAGTTTTATGGGGTTGGCGGCCATGACAGAGTCCGAAATTACTATCAAAAATGTAAGCTTTAAAGACCTTGGACAAATCCCGGCTACTTTTGGTAAGCTTGGTATTTCTTATGAACTCAAAGGGGACGATATTTATATCCCGGCTCAGGATTCTTATGAAATTCAAACCTATATAGACGGTTCTATTTTAAATGTTGCAGATGCTATTTGGCCCGGATTCACACCTGATTTGCTAAGTGTTGTGCTGGTCGTAGCTACTCAGGCAAAGGGGAGTGTTTTGATTCATCAGAAAATGTTTGAAAGCCGATTGTTTTTTGTGGATAAATTAATTGATATGGGGGCTCAAATAATCTTATGTGACCCTCACAGAGCTGCTGTAGTAGGCTTAAATAAGCAAACACCTCTGAGAGGAATTTCTATGACTTCGCCCGATATCAGAGCCGGAGTTTCGCTTCTAATTGCAGCCATGTCTGCTAAGGGAGAAAGTAAGATATATAATATCAATCAAATTGACAGAGGATATCAATATATTGATAAGCGACTTAATGCTATTGGAGCCGGTATAAAAAGAATTAAAGAATAGTTTATGTCAGAAGTAAAAAAACATAAAACATATATTCAAACCCGTTTTGGGGATTTTGATATGCTCGGGCATGTTAATAATGCCAGATACCTAAGTTATATGGAAGTTGCCCGTATAGATTTCTTTAATGTTGTAATTGGTGGGGAAGTAGACTGGAAAAAAGAAGGTATTATTCTGGCAAAAGCAGAAATAGATTTTTTAAAACCGGTACTCATAAATCATGAATTGTATGTAAATACTTATATCAGCCGGTTTGGTACAAAATCTTTTGATATAGAATATGATTTTTTAATTGAAGAAGAGGAAAAAAGTCAAATAGTTGCTAAAGGAAAAACCGTGATGGTTTCATTTGATTTTACGAAAGGGCAATCTATTTCTGTTCCGGAATGGTGGATTAAAAAAGTAAATAACTTTCAGGAAGCTACAAACTAAACTACCTTAAAAAATCGTAGAGATATTGGAAAAGAAATTTCCATGTAAAAATAATTTCAACAATGAAAAAGTTTCAATTGCTTAAAAAAACACTTTTTGTTTTTTCAATAGTGGGATCACTTATGATGCTAAAAGCTTGTGGCTTGTTCCAATCTGATGATACGCTAACAAATGGTTCAGAGGCCCCTGAATTTGTATTGCCGGATATACAAGGTGATAGCGTTGCCTTGTCAGATTTGAAAGGGAATATCATTTTATTGGATTTTTGGGCTTCATGGTGTCAGCCTTGCAGAAGAGCACATCCAAAGCTGGTAGAAGTATACGATCGGTTTAAAGATGCAAAATTTGAAAGAGCAAACTCATTTACCATTGTAAGCATTTCCATTGATGAACACAGAGATCGTTGGCTTCGTGCAATTGAAGAGGATAAGCTCTCATGGCCTCATCATTTAAGTGATTTAAAGGGAAATCGTTCTGAAGTAGCTGCACTTTATAATGTTCGCAGCATACCCGCTTCATTTTTATTAGATCATAATGGAGTAATTATAGGTGTTAATCCGGATAAAAATGAATTGATAAGGCAATTGGAGTGGCGTTTAGCAATAAACTGACAAATTGTCTTAATTTTTGGATGGCAAGGAATTTGATTGGTTAATGAAAAAAATATTATTTGTTTTTAAAAATAATAATGAAGATGACAGAAAAAGAGCAAGAAAACATGAATAATGAGGAAGCTAAGGACACTTCTCAAAATGAAAATATAGAGCAAGATGTTAATGAAGAATCACCTGAGAATACTACTGTTGAATTAACTCCTGAAGAAGAAATAGAGTTGCTGAAAGCAAAAATTGAAGAGCAAAAAGATAAATACTTAAGACTTTATGCAGACTTTGATAATTTCAGAAAAAGGACAGCTAAAGAGCGTTTACAGTTAATTGATACAGCAACTTCTGAGATTATGACAAGATTACTTCCTGTTATAGACGATTTTGAGCGTGCTGTTGTATCAAATGAAAAATCTGATGATGCTGACCAAATAAAAGAAGGAATGCACATAATTCATAAAAAACTAACCACTACTCTTCAGTCTCAGGGTTTGGTTAAAATGAAAACCGTTGGGGAAGATTTTGATACAGATAAACATGAAGCTATTACAGAAATTGCGGCCGGAAAAGATAAAAAAGGAAAAGTAGTTGACGAATTAGAAGGAGGATACTTTTTAAAAGATAAAATTATCAGGTTTGCAAAAGTGGTAGTAGGAAAATAGTAAAAAATTATGTCTAAAAGAGATTATTATGAGATACTGGGAGTATCTAAAAGTGCTACAGCAGAAGAGTTAAAAAAAGCATATCGAAAAGTAGCTTTAAAACATCATCCGGACAGAAATCCGGGGGATAAATCAGCTGAAGATAAGTTTAAAGAAGCTGCGGAAGCCTATGAGGTGCTCAAAGACCCTCAAAAACGAGAGCGTTATGATCGTTTTGGTCATGATGGTGTTAAAGGTCAGGGTTTTGGTGGCCAGGGTCAGGGTATGAATATGGAAGATATTTTTTCCAATTTCAGCGACATCTTTGGTAATGATGATCCTTTTGAGGCATTTTTTGGAGGTGGCAGAACTAGGTCTTCATCAAGGAGAAGAACCGGCAGAAAAGGAACTAATTTAAGAATCAAAGTAAAGTTAGGTCTTAAAGAGATAGTTGAAGGTGCCAGAAAAAAACTGAAAGTAAAAAAACTAATTGTTTGTCAGGCTTGTAACGGCTCGGGTGCTGAAAATAGTGCAGATGTTGAAACTTGCCCTACTTGTCATGGTTCAGGTCAGGTCCGAAGAGTAACTAATACGATCTTAGGGCAAATGCAGACGGCAAGCACTTGTCCAAGCTGTCATGGCTCCGGAACTATCATCAAAAACAATTGTAAGGCATGTAGCGGAGAAGGACGTATATACGGCGAAGAAATGGTAGAAGTAGATATACCTGCCGGAGTATCTGACGGCATGCAGCTTTCATTAAGTGGCAAAGGAAATGCCGGTGAAAAAGGTGGTCCTGCCGGTGATTTGATAATATTAGTCGAGGAAACTCCTCATGAAGAGCTTATGCGTGATGGGATTAACATTATTTACCCGCTACATATTAGTTTCATAGATGCCGTTTTAGGAACTTCTGTTGAAATTCCTACAGTAGAAGGAAAAGTAAGAATAAAAGTACCTCCGGGAACCCAAAGTGGAAAGATTTTTAGACTGAAAGACAAAGGGATACCCAATATTAATAACCCTTATGAAAAAGGAGACTTATTGGTCGATATGAATGTATGGACCCCAAAGAAATTGTCTCCTGAGGAAAAGGAGCTTTTAGAAAAACTAAAAGATTCTCCAAACTTCAAGCCTATGCCTAACAAACAGGAGAAAGGCTTCTTTTCAAGAATGAAGGATTATTTTTCTTAGGTTGTTTTTCAACACAAAATATTATCGCGTAAGAAAAAAAGGAGATTTTATAGACAATAGCTCCTAACGTCTGAAAAAACCGTATTTAAATATGCAATAAATAGCCCTGAACCCGTCTTTCCAGTTTATGTGTTTCCCTTCCTCATAAGTTCTTCCATAATATGATATACCTACTTCATATATTCTAATTCCGGGAATTCTGGCAATTTTTGCCGTAACTTCCGGTTCAAAACCAAAGCGGTTTTCTTTCAGTTTTATTTTTTTTATTATATCAGTTCTGAAAAGTTTGTAACATGTTTCCATATCTGTCAGGTTCAGATTGGTCATCATATTTGATAAAAATGTTAAAAACTTATTCCCGATTGAATGCCAGAAAAACAAAATTCTATGAGGGTTTCCACCCATAAACCTTGATCCGTAAACAATATCGGC is a window of Chitinophagaceae bacterium DNA encoding:
- a CDS encoding glycosyltransferase family 2 protein; translation: MKKLSIVIPSYNEANTIHQILEKIIKAKLPENISKEIIIIDDCSTDNSETIINTFIAEHKDVVLIRYFRQEVNKGKGAAIRKGIELAEGDFLIVQDADMEYDPDEYTILLNPILNGRADIVYGSRFMGGNPHRILFFWHSIGNKFLTFLSNMMTNLNLTDMETCYKLFRTDIIKKIKLKENRFGFEPEVTAKIARIPGIRIYEVGISYYGRTYEEGKHINWKDGFRAIYCIFKYGFFRR